CTGTCCTCCTTCGCCGTGCTGCGCGAACGCCTGAGCGGACCCGCCAAGTTCATGTCCAGCACGGCCATGGGCGCCATGGTCAAGGACAAGGCGGCCGCCGAGGACGCGTTGCGTGCCAGCGACCTCGACTACACCCTCGTCCACGCAGTCCGCCTCACCAACGGTCCTGCCACGGGCGCCGCCAAGCCCCTGCCCGAGTCGGCGACCTTGCGCATGGGGGACACCATCAGCCGCGCCGACGTCGCCGCCTGGATCCTCACCGCGCTCACCGACACCACCACCGGCCGCCGCTCCGTCGCCATAGCCGGCTGACCCCACCCGCTTTCCCACCCGCCTCCCCGCCCCGTCCCCACTCGATCCGGAGAAACACGATGAGCCACCAGCTCGCCGCCGGCCCGGCCCGTCCCAGCGGTCTCGTCGTCACCGGCGGCCTGATCGGCACCGCCGCCGTCGCCGTCGCCCTCAACGCCGTCATCGCCGCGATAGCCCACGCCGCCGGCGCCTCGGACGATTTCGAAGCCCTCCAACTGCCCGCCTACGCCGCCTTCACCGTCTTCGGCGTTGTGGTCTCCGCTGCCGCCTGGGCGATCATCCGCGCGCGATCGGCCCGTCCGGCCCGGCTGCTGCGCACCCTCGTGCCCGTCGTCCTGATCGTCAGCCTGATCCCCGACATCATGGTCGGCGTCTCCGACAGCAGGCCCGGCACCAGCTGGGGTGCCGTCATCGCCTTGATGGTCATGCACGTCGCTGTCACCGCCGTCGCCGTCCCCGCCTACCTGCGATTCCTCCCCCTCCCCGCCGACCAGGACTGACCAGGTGTCCCGCAGGGGCTGCCCTCACCACGGTCGTACGGCACCCAGAAGGCGCCGCACGACCGTGTCGGCCGACGTCGACATCGAGGAAGTGCGCTTCTTGCGGGCGGAGATCGCTCAAGGGCCGTACGCGCGGCCTAGGGTGTGAGCAGCACGGTCGAAGAAGGACTCAGCCGTCTCGACCCTGCCACGTGGTAACGCAGGCTTCGTTTCCCTCCAGGTCGGCAAGTACCCAGAAAGCGGGGGCACGGGTCGCGGACACAAGTCGGCCTCCAGCCGCCAGTGCGGCCTCGATCCGCCGGGGTGCCTCGTCATGCGGAACACAGATGTCGAAGTGGATGCGATTGCGCTGAGGGCGCGCCCGGTCCATCTGCTGGAACCAGATGGCAGGACCCTGCCCGACCGGGTCGACGAGCGGATCCTCCGGTCCCTCGGCATCCGCCTCATCCGTATAGCCCAGCACCGCCTTCCAGAACGGCCGAATCCCGGCGATGTTCAGTGCATCGATCGCGATCTCCAGAAGCTGGACGGACCGCGGTGCCCCCGTTCCGATTTCGGGCTCGGTCAGAAGGCCGGACCCGTCAGCGGTGGCGGAGATCTGACGCGCGAGTTCGACATCCCGGGTAGTAACCGCTGCGCGGTCCAACGACTGCAGAGTGAAGACGACCCGATCGGGGCGGACATCGACCAGAAGGTGCCGATCGGCGTTGTCGCCGCACACCGCGACGGTGTCCGCCGCCAAGCCCGTCGCCTGAGCCAGCGATCTGACCCGGACCGACGTTCGCAAGGTGCCCAGCAAGAAGCGCCACCCGTAGTCCTGGACCGCCTCTGATGCTTCCTGCCGACTCAATATCTGCTCCATGGCGGCATCCTTGCAGCCCCCGCTGTCAGCAGGCCGGTAGCCGGTAGCCGGTAGCGAGGGACCGTCACCGTCCGGATCCTGGTCGCCCTGCGACCCGTTGCCGCCGACCGCCGCCGACCCGATCGAGCGCCCCCTCGCCGAGTGGGCCGGCGTCCGCACCACGGGCTCAGTGCGGTGGACGGCGTCCGCTGCTCTCCCGCACCACCAGTTCCGTCGCCACCTCCACCCGCGTCGTCTCCGGCTGTTCCCCGGAGAGCAGTCGCAGCACCATCCGGGCCGCGAGCGCCGTCATGTCGGCCAGGGGAGTGCGGACGGTCGTCAGGCGCGGGGTGACCCAGTCCGCGAAGGGCAGATCGTCGAAGCCGACCACGCTGACGTCGGCCGGGATGCGCAGGCCCAGTTCGGCGGCGGCGCGGTAGGTGCCCAGCGCCTGGTGGTCGCTGCCGGCGAAGATCGCCGTAGGACGGTCGGACAACGCCAGGAGTTCCAGGGCGTGTTGGTGCGCGAGGTTGTGGGTGAAGTCGCCGTAGCGCACCAGCTCGGCGTCGAAGGGGAGATCGGCCTCGGCCAGCGCCGAGCGGTAGCCGTCGACGCGTGCCCGGGAGGTGAGCCGGCGCTCCGGGCCGCTGATGATCGCGATGCGCCGGTGGCCCAGCTCGATGAGGTGGCGGGTCGCGGCCAGTCCGCCGGGCCAGTTGGTCGCGCCCACCCACGGCGTGCCCGGCGCGGGTTCGTCGATCGGCATCACCAGCGCGAAGGGGATGCCGAGCCGGCTCAGCTCCTCGTGCTGCTCGGGCGTCAGTTCGGGCACCACGAGGATCGCTCCGCGCGTGGAGCGGGTGGCCAGCGAGTCCAGCCACTGACGGGCGCGTCTGGTCCGGCCGTGGGTCGAGGAGACGACCAGCCCCATGCCCGCGTCGTGCAGGACGTCCTCCGCACCCCGGATCAACTCGACCGCCCAGGGGCTGTCGAGTTCGTTGATGACGAAGTCGATCAGCCCGCCGGGCGGGGCCGCGGTGGCCGCCGGGCGGTGTTTCGCCAGATAGCCGTGCTGTCCCAGCAGGCGCTGCACCTTGGCTCGTGTTTCCGCCGATACATCGGATCTGTCGTGCAGCACCTTGGAGACCGTGGACACCGAAACGCCTGCCTGATCGGCGATTTCGGCCAGGGTGCGCCGTCTCGCCTCACCGGATCCTGTCCGAACCGTTGACGTCATCGGATGAATCTCCTACGTTGCCGGGCGATCAAGTTTTGCGAAAACTATCGCAATCCTTGCTCCCGACGTAAGACTCCTCGGCGAAAAGGCGGTCCCCCATGAAGAGATGGCGCGCGGCTTCCCTGACCGCGGCCGCGGCCCTGGCTCTGGTCCTCTCCGGCTGCGGAGGAACCGGCGGCGGCGCCGACGGCGGGTCGGGCGGCGGCAAGGGCGAGTTGCTGGTCTGGGTGGACAACACCCGGATGCCCGCGGCCCAGCAGTACAAGAAGGCCCACCCCGACCTGAAGATGCGCATCGTCACCATCCCGCCCGACGCGGGCTACGTACCCACCAAGATCTCGCTCGCCAACCGCACCAAGAGCGGCTGGCCCGACGTCGTGTTCCTGGCCAACCCGGCCGAGGCGGCGACCCTCGCGAGCGAGAAGTTCGGCTACGCGGCCCCGCTCGACGACCTTGTTCCCAAGTCCGTCCGCGACGGCTTCACCCCTGGCTCCCTCGACACCTGCAC
This window of the Streptomyces sp. SAI-127 genome carries:
- a CDS encoding SDR family oxidoreductase — protein: MKLLVLGATGATGRLVVDQALAAGHTVRALVRSPEKVDAQPGLDVVAGQATDAGDVTQAMAGVDAVISTLGATGGTVITDATRAVISGAATTGVTRFVELSSFAVLRERLSGPAKFMSSTAMGAMVKDKAAAEDALRASDLDYTLVHAVRLTNGPATGAAKPLPESATLRMGDTISRADVAAWILTALTDTTTGRRSVAIAG
- a CDS encoding DUF6069 family protein — translated: MSHQLAAGPARPSGLVVTGGLIGTAAVAVALNAVIAAIAHAAGASDDFEALQLPAYAAFTVFGVVVSAAAWAIIRARSARPARLLRTLVPVVLIVSLIPDIMVGVSDSRPGTSWGAVIALMVMHVAVTAVAVPAYLRFLPLPADQD
- a CDS encoding VOC family protein; translation: MEQILSRQEASEAVQDYGWRFLLGTLRTSVRVRSLAQATGLAADTVAVCGDNADRHLLVDVRPDRVVFTLQSLDRAAVTTRDVELARQISATADGSGLLTEPEIGTGAPRSVQLLEIAIDALNIAGIRPFWKAVLGYTDEADAEGPEDPLVDPVGQGPAIWFQQMDRARPQRNRIHFDICVPHDEAPRRIEAALAAGGRLVSATRAPAFWVLADLEGNEACVTTWQGRDG
- a CDS encoding LacI family DNA-binding transcriptional regulator, giving the protein MTSTVRTGSGEARRRTLAEIADQAGVSVSTVSKVLHDRSDVSAETRAKVQRLLGQHGYLAKHRPAATAAPPGGLIDFVINELDSPWAVELIRGAEDVLHDAGMGLVVSSTHGRTRRARQWLDSLATRSTRGAILVVPELTPEQHEELSRLGIPFALVMPIDEPAPGTPWVGATNWPGGLAATRHLIELGHRRIAIISGPERRLTSRARVDGYRSALAEADLPFDAELVRYGDFTHNLAHQHALELLALSDRPTAIFAGSDHQALGTYRAAAELGLRIPADVSVVGFDDLPFADWVTPRLTTVRTPLADMTALAARMVLRLLSGEQPETTRVEVATELVVRESSGRRPPH